CTATTGTATTCATAGGCTTCAAGGTTAAATTCCAATGCCTTATTTAAATCACCTTTTAAGATTAACAAATAACCCAGGCTACCGTAAATGGTAGTTGTTTTGTATTTACTAAAAACCTCTTCAAGCATATTTATAGCTTCATCAAGCTGTCCTTTTTTCCATAAGACCAGTGCCAGATTAGACTTTACATTCATTTTGTCATCATCGGAAAGGATTTTATCCATCTGTTCCATTAATATTTTTTCGGCTTCCTGAATATTTCCGGATTTCAAAAGCAAATAAGCATAGGAAGTGATGGTCGTAGGTTTTGCTCTTCCGCTTTTATATGCTTTATCAAGCCATTTAATGGCTTCTTCCATATTGCCTTTTGAATATCGTATGCTTCCTATAATGGTGTATATTGATGCTTTTCCAATGTAGAGACCATATAAAATATATAAAATAAGTGCAATAATTCCATATAGGAAATACCGCCTGAATAATATAACAATAGCTGCTGCCGGTAAAACAAAATTAATAAGTAATTTCTTAATATTATTATTCATGAAAAAACCTCCGGGAAAATTAATTTTATATATATAATCATCCCATGACTTCACAGTTGAAGCCATAATTTTTCCAAATGCAAAAAAAATTAGTGCACATAGAAATTATAAACTATTGTATTCTTTATTTGCAATGTTAATTGCCACATTCAATACTTATCTCATTAAACTTGACCAATAAATCATCTATGGA
This window of the Clostridiaceae bacterium genome carries:
- a CDS encoding tetratricopeptide repeat protein, with amino-acid sequence MNNNIKKLLINFVLPAAAIVILFRRYFLYGIIALILYILYGLYIGKASIYTIIGSIRYSKGNMEEAIKWLDKAYKSGRAKPTTITSYAYLLLKSGNIQEAEKILMEQMDKILSDDDKMNVKSNLALVLWKKGQLDEAINMLEEVFSKYKTTTIYGSLGYLLILKGDLNKALEFNLEAYEYNSSNAVIQDNLGQTYFLLGDYDKSQEIYEKLISTNPSFPEAYYNYGLLLKQKGETDKALEYMKKALNYKFSFLSTVSREEVEAVINKISG